From a region of the Acidicapsa acidisoli genome:
- the rpsL gene encoding 30S ribosomal protein S12, producing the protein MPTFNQLVRKGRTAPRYKTASPALQASPQRRGVCTRVYTQTPKKPNSALRKVARVRLTNGIEVTTYIPGIGHNLQEHSIVLIRGGRVKDLPGVRYHVVRGTLDSVGVANRKQSRSKYGAKRGKGGAAPAGKGKK; encoded by the coding sequence TTGCCCACATTTAATCAGCTGGTTCGCAAGGGGCGCACGGCGCCACGGTACAAGACGGCCTCTCCGGCGCTGCAAGCTTCGCCGCAGCGGCGTGGAGTTTGCACGCGCGTTTACACGCAAACCCCCAAGAAGCCGAACTCGGCCCTGCGTAAGGTTGCCCGTGTGCGCCTCACGAATGGGATCGAGGTTACGACTTACATTCCTGGCATTGGCCACAATCTGCAGGAGCATTCGATTGTGCTCATTCGCGGCGGCCGTGTGAAGGATCTGCCGGGCGTTCGCTATCACGTTGTGCGCGGCACGCTGGATTCGGTCGGTGTGGCCAATCGTAAGCAGAGCCGGTCGAAGTACGGAGCCAAGCGCGGCAAGGGCGGCGCGGCACCGGCAGGCAAGGGTAAGAAGTAG
- a CDS encoding nucleoside hydrolase: MRLYKNELSVGKLVAAIAFLAILAAMEPSRARGQVGAQGIQTERPQLVWVDTDIGDDIDDAFALGLILGSPELHVLGISTAFGDTETRARLVDRFLAATSESAIPVTAGVHTETDNVMTQRAYAERFPAREHPDGVAALLGEIKRHPGEITLIAIGPLFNIGAAIDRDPETFRQLKRVVMMGGSVERGYGLTADGSPKPPDAEWNIKCDPKSAAKLFSVGVPIFMAPLDSTQIHLDAADREAIFADGYPLTDQLTLLYHQWVAKTPNHSATPTLFDPVAAAYTFRPELCPMQPIRIEVDDKGFTRKVEGPPNAQVCLKSDEDAFRALLKKRIMLSDKEKFNLQKTLHQRL; encoded by the coding sequence ATGCGACTTTATAAAAATGAATTGTCCGTTGGAAAGCTGGTTGCGGCGATTGCCTTTCTGGCTATTCTGGCTGCCATGGAGCCAAGCCGAGCGCGGGGGCAGGTGGGTGCACAGGGAATTCAGACGGAAAGGCCGCAATTGGTCTGGGTTGACACCGATATCGGGGACGATATTGATGATGCCTTCGCGCTTGGGCTGATTCTCGGCAGCCCGGAGTTGCATGTTCTGGGTATCTCAACGGCCTTTGGAGATACCGAGACGCGCGCGCGGCTGGTGGACCGCTTTCTCGCTGCAACCAGCGAGTCGGCGATTCCGGTGACGGCGGGGGTGCATACCGAGACAGACAATGTAATGACCCAGCGGGCTTACGCGGAGCGTTTTCCGGCGCGGGAGCATCCAGACGGGGTTGCGGCGTTGCTTGGGGAGATTAAGCGGCATCCGGGAGAGATTACGCTGATCGCGATCGGTCCGCTCTTCAATATTGGCGCCGCGATCGACCGCGATCCAGAGACTTTTCGCCAGTTGAAACGGGTGGTGATGATGGGCGGGTCGGTCGAGCGAGGTTATGGTCTTACGGCGGATGGTTCGCCGAAACCGCCGGACGCCGAGTGGAACATCAAGTGCGATCCGAAAAGCGCGGCGAAGCTTTTCTCAGTTGGAGTCCCGATTTTTATGGCTCCGTTGGATTCGACCCAGATTCACCTGGATGCTGCTGATCGAGAGGCCATATTTGCCGACGGCTATCCGCTGACCGATCAGTTGACCTTGCTCTACCACCAGTGGGTGGCGAAGACGCCGAATCATTCCGCCACCCCGACATTGTTCGATCCGGTGGCGGCGGCTTACACCTTCCGGCCGGAGCTGTGCCCGATGCAGCCGATTCGAATCGAGGTTGATGACAAAGGCTTTACGCGCAAGGTGGAAGGTCCGCCGAATGCACAGGTTTGCTTGAAATCGGACGAAGATGCCTTTCGAGCACTGCTCAAAAAGAGAATCATGCTCAGCGACAAAGAGAAATTTAATCTTCAGAAGACACTCCACCAACGATTGTAA